From the genome of Corallococcus macrosporus DSM 14697:
GCGCGGCGTCGTCTCCGTGAGCGCGCACATCACCGAGGGCTGACGGGGGAACGGCATGCCGCCCTCCCCTTCCACCTTGGTGCGCCAGGAGAAGGGCCGCGCCCGCGTGTCTCCCGGCTGCGGCTCCAGCGCGTCCCAGTCGATGCTCGCGCGCGCCAGCCGCGCCGGCGTGCCCGTCTTGAAGCGGCCCAGCGTGAAGCCCAGCGCGCGCAGCGACTCCGACAGGCCGCGCGCCGCCTCGTCGCCCAGACGACCGCCGACCTCCTTCTGCTCGCCCACGTGCATCAGCGCCTGGAGGAAGGTGCCCGTGGTGAGCAGCACCGCGGAGGCCGCCACCTGCGTGCCGTCCTTCAGCACCACGCCCTCCACCCGGCCGCCGCCCGCCACCAGCGCGGCGACCTCGCCCTCGCGCACCGTGAGGTCCGGCTGGGAGAAGAGCACCTCCTGCATGCCCACCGCGTAGGCGTCACGGTCGCAGAGCAGCCGGGAGGCCTGCACCGCGGGGCCCTTGGAGGCGTTCAGCGTCTTGAAGTGCGTGCCCGCCTTGTCGGCCGCGCGCCCCATCTCGCCGCCCAGCGCGTCCAACTCACGCACCAGGTGGCCCTTGGCCGTGCCGCCCACCGCCGGGTTGCAGCTCATCACCGCCGAGCGCTCGCGCTTCAGCGTCAGGCCCAACGTGGCCAATCCCATCCGCGCGCAGGCGAGCGCCGCCTCGCAGCCCGCATGGCCCAGCCCCACCACGATGACGTCGTACCGGAGTCCCATGTCTCACGAAGGTCGCGGGCGACATGGGCAGGCTGACCTGCCCCTGCCACCGTTTCGCGCCTTCGTATGACGCCCATCCCGGGCCCTTGGCAAGCAAAGGCCCCGAGGACGGGCGGGCACCCGGCGAAGCGAGCGCCCTGCCCTGCCCTCGTTCGAGAATTTACGGAAGCGCGCGAGGCAGCCAGTGGGAGGGGTTGAGGCGCTGCCTGCCTCGCGCGCACCGGCCACCCGGCGGAAGGTCGAGCCAGGCCCGCGAGCCTGAGCGCGCCCCCCGTCCCGGGCGGCAAAAACCAGGTTGTCGCGTGGGGAGAAAGGAATGGCGCCGCCCGCCCCCCCGGGATGACGGCACCGCTCCCGCTCAACGGACCCGAAGGCCCGCCCCACGCTGGCGCGGCCCCCAGCCCCCATGGCCAGGGCACCACGCTTTTCCCCCGCGCGCGGGCGGCATGGCAGCGCCGCGCGCGGGGGAATGGGTGTCGCTTACACGGCTGGGTGGACTCGCTCCGTGCGGTGAGGGCGCAACGGCGACATCGACTCGGGCCACCAGGGCCCGACACCTTCGTGTGCGCGACGGGAAAAGGAATAACCCGGGGGTCTGACATGCGGGCGGATGCCCAGGGGCCGCCGCTTGGGGTGTGGGTACAGCATTGGCGTTCCCTTCCAGCAATCGTGCTTCTGGATGCGCCGCGGATTCACGGTGCGGAGGTCGAGCGCCGGTTATTCGCCGGGGCTCGGCCCTCCTCGGCCCAGGGAGTCCATGACCACGCCTTCGACCAGACCCGCTGTGCAGGGCACGCTCGGCCTCGAGCTGCTGCTGGGGACGCTGACCGCGTTCGCGCCGCTCTCCATCGACATGTATCTGCCGGCGCTGCCGCGCATCGCGGAGGACCTCCAGTCCAGCGCGCCGGCCATCCAGCTCACGCTCGCGTCGTGCTTCGCGGGGCTGGCGCTGGGGCAGCTCTTCACCGGGCCGCTCATCGACCGCTTCGGCCGGACGCGTCCGCTCTACGCGGGCCTGGTTTTGTATGTGCTGGGTTCGCTGGGCTGCGCGCTGGCGCCGTCGGCCGCCGCGCTGGTGGCCATGCGCTTCGTGCAGGCGCTGGGTGGCTCGGTCGCCCTGGTGGTGCCGCGCGCGGTGGTGCGGGACTTGTGGTCGGGCGCCAACGCCGCGCGGACCATGTCCCGGCTGATGCTGGTCATGGGCGTGGCGCCCATCCTCGCGCCGCTGCTGGGCGGGCTGGTGCTTCAGTCCCTGGGATGGCGGGCCATCTTCGTGGTGCTGGCGGTGGTGGGCGCGGTGGCGCTGGCGCTCGTGTTGAAGGCGCTGCCGGAGACGGCGCCGCCGCATGAGGCCTCGCAGACGATGCTCTCCCGGCTGGGCGCCTTGATGAAGGACCCGGACTTCGTGGGCCCCGCGCTGGCTGGAGGCTTCGCGCAGGCGGGCCTGTTCGCATACATCGCGGGCTCGCCGTTCGTGTTCATCTCCTTGTTTGGCGTTCCGGAGGAGCACTTCGGCTGGTTCTTCGGCATCAATGCGATGGGGTTGATTGCGGTGGCGCAGCTCAACCGCAAGCTGGTGACGCACCTGCCGCTGCACCGGCTGCTGCGTCTGGCGTTGAGTCTGTGTGTCATCGCGGCGGTGGCGGTGCTGGCGGTGGCGTGGACGGGCTTCATGGGGCTGTGGGGCATCGCTGTGTCGCTGTTCTTCTTCGTGTCGGCCATGGGGCTGGTGGGGCCGAACGCGGCGGCGATTGCGCTGGAGCGGCACGCGGCGCGCGCGGGCATGGCGTCGGCCGCGCTGGGCGCGCTCCAGTTCACGGCGGCGGCGGGGGCGTCGTGGGCGGTGAGCACGTTCAACAATGGCACCGCGATGCCCATGGCCGGTGTCATGGCCGCCATGGCGCTGCTCGCGTGGCTGGCCGCGTTCTTCGGGCTCCGGGCGCGCACGCGGGAGCAGCGGGCAGGGGAACTGGAAGGCGTGGCGTCAGGGCAGGGCGCGGCCTGAGCGTTGGGGGGCATAGCTCGGGGCAGGGCTCCCGGGCCATGACTGACTCGGGAGCGGTGCGCATCGCTCCCGATGGTCGCCGCGGCTCACGCGACCAGGTTGGAATGAACGTTCCGTCCACCGCGCTCGGCGGCGGGTGGAGTCACCGACGCTGCTTGGAAGGAACGCTCCGTCCACGGCGCTCGGCGGCGGGCGGAGTCACCGACGCTGCTTGGAATGAACGTTCCGTCCACGGCGCTCGGCGGCGGGTGGAGTCACCGACGCTGCTTGGAAGGAACGTTCCATCCACGGCGCTCGGCGGCGGGTGGAGTCACCGGCGTTGATTGGAAGGAACGTTCCGTCCACTGCGCTGACCCCGGGCAGGTGGCCACCTCTGCCTGGAAGGAACGTTCCGTCCACTGCGCTGACCCCGGGCAGGTGGCCACCTCTGCCTGGAAGGAACGTTCATTCCACCGCGCATGACGGCGGGCAGGGTGACCGGCTTTGCCTGGAAGGCACGTTCATTCCACCGCCCATGACGGCGGGCGGGGTGACCGGCTTTGCCTGAAAGGCACGTTCATTCCACCGCCCATGACGGCGGGCGGGGTGACCGGCTCTGCCTGGAAGGAACGTTCATTCCACCGCCCATGACGGCGGGCGGGGTGACCGGCTCTGCCTGGAAGGAACGTTCATTCCACACCGCACCTGACTGTGGGCAGGATGGCCGGCTCTGCCTGGAAGGAACGTTCATTCCACCGCGCGCGGTGGCGGTGGCCGGCTCCGCCTGGAAGGAACGTTCATTCCACGGCGCGCGGTGGCGGGCGGAGTGGCCGGCTCTCCGTGGAAGGAGCGCTCATTCCAACGTGCGCGTTGGCAGGCGGAGTGGCTGGCTCTCCGTGGAAGGAGCGTTCCGTCCACCACAATCGGCAGCAACTACGGTGACGGAGCTTACATGGAATGAAAAATCCGCCCGCAAACGCCTGACGGTGGGCAGGGTGGTCGCCGCTGCCTGGAATGAACGTTCCCTCCACCGTGCTTGGCGGCGGGGGAGCACCCGGCGCAACTTGGAAGGAACGTTCCTTCCACCGCGCTGACTCGGGGCAGGGTGGCCGCCGCTACCTGGACTGAGTGGCCGCCGACCGCGAGCGGCAACAGCGACCTAATGTGACCGAGCCTGCTTGGAATGAACGTTCCCTCCACCGTGCCTGGCGGCGAGCAGTGTGAGCGCCTCTACCTGGAATGAACGTTCCTTCCGCTGCGCCTGACTAAGAGTTCCTTTCAAAAATAGCCCCGTAGGTGCGCCAGGATGCGTCCGCTCCCTGGCGTGAACACCTTCGGGGGCATGTGGCGTGAGCTGGTGCCTGATGCCCGCTGGAAGCGGATGGCCCCACTGCGACCGCGCCGTCGCCATGCCCCCACGAGAGGGCGGGCCAGGTGTGATGACCGGGCGGCGCTGCGCGGCATCATGTTCGTGCTCAAGACTGGCATTGCCTGGGAGGACCTGCGGGCCGAGGTTTTCGGCGTGAGCGGCATCACCTGCTGGCGTCGGCTGGACGCGTAGCCCCTGCAGCCCGCGCCACGACAGCCACGTCTCCAGCCGCCCCGTGAGCAGCAGGGCACCCGTGGCCGCCGCCACGTTCAACTGCGCGTCCTCACGCACCCACCCCGTGGGCGGCACGTACGTCTTGCCCGGCACGAAGCGCACCGAGAGGAAGCCCTCGCCCACGGTGAGCGCCAGCGAGGCCCAGAACGCGGGGTCCATCCGCGCCGAGCGGCGAGCGAGGAAGCGTCCCACGTCGCCCGCCGTCACGCGCGCATGCGCCATGCTCTCCGCGATGACGAAGCCACTGATGGCAAAGAACCCCGTGGCGCCCGCGTCCCCCCGGTGCAGCACGGAGCCCAGGTAGGCGTCGAGCCCGGCCAGGTGCCCACCCTCACGTGCATGGAAGCCCACCACCGCCAGCGCCGCGAAGCGCATCGATGAAGACATCACGAGGTCGGGGGCCCGCTGACATCCGGGGGCGAAGATTGGACGTCAGCCCCTCGCGCGTTTGCGACCGGGCCCCGGCCACGCGGTAGCCTTACGCCATGGCCACTCGCACGTCGACGAAGCGCACAGCCAGGCGCGCCTCGCTGCTCACCGACGCACTCCTGGAGGGCCAGCTCCGGCTGGCGAAGCTCGACCCGAAGCAGCGCAAGGCCCTGCTCACCGCCCTCACCCGTAATGAGAAGGGCAACATGGCCGAAGCCATCTCCGAACTCCGGGAGCGCGTCGAGTCTGGCCGCTTGCTCTACGGCACGCCGGGAGCGGACGTGAGCGAGACCTTCGACAACATCTGGGACATGTACATCGGCGGCGGCGTCCAGGAGGAGCTCGACGCCCTCTTCCCGGACGAGGAGCAGGAGGACGCGCGGAGCGGCCTCCATGACGAGGTCCGCACGGTGTACTCACGCCTGTTCACCGCGATGGCGAAGCAGGACGGCATCCTGGCTTCGCGCAGGTGACGCCCAGTGATGGACGAGCTCACCCAGCAGCTCCTCGCCGCGGTGGTCGCCCAGCCCGAGGAGGACGCGCCCAGGTTGGTCTACGCCGACCACCTTCAACAGCAGGGCGACCCTCGGGGCGAGTTCATCGCCGTGCAGGTAGCCCTGGCCGCCGAGCCCGCGTCCCCGCCACGACGCGCTGAAGGCCCGGGCTTGGGCGTTGGAGCACCAGCACGCCGCGCGTGGCGCGCCGAGCTGGGACTCAATCCAAGGCAGGCCGGAGACTTCCGGCGAGGCTTTATCGAGGCCGTCACCCGGCCCGAGCCCGAGGGCTCACGGCTCTCATCTCGCTGAGCCTGGACTCCAACAACATGGGCGATGGGGGTCGCGTGCGCTCACCACCACCGGCTGGCTCGCGATCAAAGTGCTGGACCTGGATGACACTCGAACCCCGGCACGCGTCCAGCCGACGCCAGCAGGTGATGCCACTCACGCCGAAAACCTCGGCCTGCAGGTCCTCCCAGGCGATGCCAGTCTTGAGCACGAACCTGATGGCGCGCAGCGCCGCCCGGTCATCGCACCTGGCCCGCCCTCTCCTGGGGGCGTGGCGACGACGTAGTAGCAGTGGGGCTATCCGTTTCCGGAGGGCATCAGGCACCAGCTCACGCCTCATTCCCCCGAAGGTGTTTACGCCAGGAAGCGGACGCATCCTGGCGCACCTACGGGGCTATTCTTGAAAGCAACTCTCAGGGTGGGGTGGCCGGCGCTGCTTGGAATGAACGTTCCATCCATTGAATCCAACACCCGAAGGGGCAGGGGAGGGCCCCCGGCACCCCCAGCCCGGGAATCCGTGGCACTGTCTCGCATGCCATGACCTCCACCACCCGTACCGTCCAAGGCCCCGCGGGCTCACTCGCTGTCACCGAGACCGGGACCGGCGGACTCCCGGTCGTCTTCGTCCACAGCAACGCGGGCCGTCGTGAGCAGTGGACCGCGCAGCAGGCGCACCTGAAGCAGCGCTCCGTGTCGTTCGACCTGCGCGGCATGGGCGACTCGGCGCTCGACCCCCAGGAACGCTACGGCGCCGAGGACATGGCCCATGACCTCCACGCGGTGGCCACCGCCATGGACCTGGAGCGCTTCGTCCTGGTGGGCCACAGCTTCGGCGGCTACGTCACGGCGGAGTACGCCCGTCGCTGGCCGGAACGGCTCGCCGGGCTCGTCATCGTGGATGCCGCGGGGACGATGCCACCGCTTGCGCCCGAGCAACTCCGAGGCTTCCACGAGGGCACACGCCCCGAGTCCTACCGCGCCTTCATGGACGCATGGTTCACGCCGCCCCTCCAGAACGCGAAGCCCCACACACGCGAATCCGTGATGCGCTGGCTGCACACCACGCCGCGCGAGGTGGTCGTCGGCGCGATGGAGAGCATGCTCACGTTCAATTCGGACCGCGTCATGGAGCGTTACAAGGGCCCGTTCCATACGTTGGTCGTGGACGCCTTCATCCAGCCCCATGCCTACCACCTGCTGTACCCGGGCACGCCGCACACCGTGTTCTCAGGTGTCAGCCATTGGCTGATGATGGATGAACCCGCGCGCTTCAACGCCGCGCTGGATGCATTCCTCGCCACGCTGCCGCCGCGTTGAGCGGGGAGGGGCGTCACACATTGGATTGCCGCTCATGCCCCCATCATCCCCACCTCCCTATGGCCCACGTGAGCTGGCTCAGGACCTTCGACGTCTCATGGAACTGCCTGCCCAGACAAAGGCAGAGCAGACCCTGTGGTACGACGAGGCGCAAAAGGTCCAGGACCGCATCAAGGTCTCTGAGCAACTCCTCGGCATCCCTCATTCTCTCTGGCACTTCTTCTCGGACGCGGACGTCAGGGCCACCGAGCCGGCCATCCGGGATGCACAGTTCGAGCAACTGCGTGCCCACATCGCCGTGCTGGAGACCGGCGCCGTCCCTCCGGATGACAGCCAGCCCGGCACGCTGGGCGGCCTCTTCCGCGCGCTCCGGCAAGCAGTGCGAAGCAAGCGCTGAAGCCATTCCGTTTCACTCAAGCAAAAGCCCCGCGGCGCCACTGGGGCACCGCGGGGCTTCGCGTCACATCGGGACTCGCTACCGCCGCGTCACGGCGCGGCGGGGACCTTCGCGGGCGCCGAGCCCTTCTTCTGCGCGGTGGCGAAGTCACCCGCGCGCACCTGCGTCGCCTTCGTCCAGTCCAGGTGCCGCGCCATGGCCTTGCGCACGTCCTCCGGCTTGAGCTGGGCCAGCTTCTGCTCCAGCGCCGCGTCGAAGGCCAGCGTGCGGTCCAGGAACAGGTAGCTGGCGAGCTGCCGCGCCAGGCTGCCGTCCTGCGCCCGCGCCGACTGCCGGTACTCCAGCAGGCCGCTCCGCGCCTTCTGCAGCTCCTCCGCCGAGTAGCCCTTCTGCACCGCGCGCGTGACCTCCTCGCGCATGGCCGTCTCCAGCCGGGCCGCGTTCTCCGGCGCGTAGATGGCGTACGTCAGGAAGGTGCCCACCTCGTCGACGTCGCTCGCGTCCAGGCTGCTGGCCACGCCGTAGGAGAGGCCGTCCTGCTGACGGATGCGCGTGGCCAGCCGCGAGTTGAGGAAGCCGCCGCCCAGCACGAAGTTGCCCAGCGTCAGCGCCGGCCAGTCCGCGTCATCCCTGCGCAGCTTCAGCGACTGGCCCGCCATGTAGAACGCGTTGGCCTTGTCCGGCGTCTCCAGCGCGACGGACGCGGGCTCGCCGCCGCCGAACACCTGCGGCACGCGCTGGTACTTCGCGGGGCTCTTCCAGTCACCCAGCAGGGTGCCGGCGAGCGCGACGATGGCCTTGGGCTCGAAGTCACCCACCACCGCGAGCTCGCCGTTGGACGCGCCGTAGAAGGCCTTGTGGAAGGCGCGCGCCTGCTCCAGCGTGGTGCCCTTCACCCCGGCGATGCGCTCGTCCAGCGTGGCCACGTAGTAGGGGTGGCCCTTGGGGTAGTGGCCCGACAGCGAGCGCCAGAAGGCGATGTTGCCCAGCGTCTGCGGCTCGCTGCGCTCGGACTCCAGCGCCGCCAGCCGCTCCTGCTTCAGCAGGGCGAACTCCTTCTCGTCGAAGGCGGGCTCTCGCAGCACCTCGGCCACCAGCTTGAGGACCTCCGGCAGGCTCTCGCGCGGGCACTCGATGGAGGCGGAGGCGCCGGTGCTGCCGCCGTCCACGCCCACCCGGGCCTTCAGCCTGTCGAACGCGTCCTGGAGCTGCTGCCGCGAGCGCTTCTTCGTGCCGCGCATCAGCATGCGCCCGGCGTACTGCGCCGCGTCCGACTTGCCCTGCAGCGCGGCCTCGGTGCCCCAGCGCAGGGTGAGGGCCACGTTCACCATGTCGCCGCGCGTCTGCTTCGGCAGCACCGCATACTTCACCCCGCCCGGCAGGACGCCGCGCTGCACGCGCGACTCGATGTTCGCCGGGGACGGGTCGAAGGCCTCGCCCTGCGCCACGGCCTCACGGCCCTTGTAGCCGTCCACCAGCTTCGCCACGTTCACCGGCGCCGGCAGCTCCGCGCGGTCCGGCTTCGGGGTGGGGAAGAAGGTGCCCAGCGTCCGGTTGGAGGGCTTGAGGTAGGCGGCCGCCACGCGCGTCACGTCCGCGGGCGTCACCGCCTCGATGCGGTCGCGGTGCAGGAAGAGCAGGCGCCAGTCGCCGGTGGCCTCCCACTCCGACAGGTTGATGGCCACGCGCTCCGAGTTGTTGAGGGTCAGGTCGATGTACTTGGACAACGTGGCCTTGGCGCGGTTGACCTCTTCCTCGGTGAAGGGCGTGCGGGAGGCCTCCTCCACCGTCTTCAGCAGCGCCTCGCGGGCGGCGGCCACTGGCTGGTCGTCGCGCATCTCCGCGTTGAAGACGATGACGCCCGGGTCGCGGAGCTGGAGGTTGGACGCCCCCACGCGCGCGGCCTTCTTCGTCTCCACCATCGACTTGTAGAGGCGGCCGGACGGGTTGTTGCCCATGACCAGCGTCAACACGTCGATGGCCGCGAAGTCGGCGTGGGCGCCCTCGGGCACGTGGTACAGGCTGGTGAGCAGCGCGGTGTCACCCACGCGGCGAAGCTGCACCTCGCGCTCGCCGTCCTGCGTGGGCTCGGCGGTGTACGTGGCGGGCAGGGGGATGCCAGGCTTCTTCAGCTTGCCGAAGGTGTCCTGAATCATCTTCAGGGCCTTGGCCTCGTCGAAGCGGCCCGCCACCACCAGCATGGCGTTATCCGGCCGGTAGTACTTCTTGTAGAAGGCCTGGAGCCGGTCGATGGGCACGTTCTCCAAATCCGAGCGCGCGCCGATGGTGGCCTTGCCGTAGCTGTGCCAGATGTACGCGGCGCTCATCACGCGCTCGAAGAGGATGCCGCGCGGGTCGTTCTCACCGGACTCGAACTCGTTGCGGACGACGGTCATCTCGCTGTCGAGGTCCTTCTTCGCGATGAAGCTGTTGACCATGCGGTCGGCTTCG
Proteins encoded in this window:
- a CDS encoding transposase, which codes for MRRELVPDALRKRIAPLLLRRRHAPRRGRARCDDRAALRAIRFVLKTGIAWEDLQAEVFGVSGITCWRRLDACRGSSVIQVQHFDREPAGGGERTRPPSPMLLESRLSEMRAVSPRARAG
- a CDS encoding multidrug effflux MFS transporter, which encodes MTTPSTRPAVQGTLGLELLLGTLTAFAPLSIDMYLPALPRIAEDLQSSAPAIQLTLASCFAGLALGQLFTGPLIDRFGRTRPLYAGLVLYVLGSLGCALAPSAAALVAMRFVQALGGSVALVVPRAVVRDLWSGANAARTMSRLMLVMGVAPILAPLLGGLVLQSLGWRAIFVVLAVVGAVALALVLKALPETAPPHEASQTMLSRLGALMKDPDFVGPALAGGFAQAGLFAYIAGSPFVFISLFGVPEEHFGWFFGINAMGLIAVAQLNRKLVTHLPLHRLLRLALSLCVIAAVAVLAVAWTGFMGLWGIAVSLFFFVSAMGLVGPNAAAIALERHAARAGMASAALGALQFTAAAGASWAVSTFNNGTAMPMAGVMAAMALLAWLAAFFGLRARTREQRAGELEGVASGQGAA
- a CDS encoding alpha/beta fold hydrolase; translated protein: MTSTTRTVQGPAGSLAVTETGTGGLPVVFVHSNAGRREQWTAQQAHLKQRSVSFDLRGMGDSALDPQERYGAEDMAHDLHAVATAMDLERFVLVGHSFGGYVTAEYARRWPERLAGLVIVDAAGTMPPLAPEQLRGFHEGTRPESYRAFMDAWFTPPLQNAKPHTRESVMRWLHTTPREVVVGAMESMLTFNSDRVMERYKGPFHTLVVDAFIQPHAYHLLYPGTPHTVFSGVSHWLMMDEPARFNAALDAFLATLPPR
- a CDS encoding TIGR02996 domain-containing protein, whose protein sequence is MDELTQQLLAAVVAQPEEDAPRLVYADHLQQQGDPRGEFIAVQVALAAEPASPPRRAEGPGLGVGAPARRAWRAELGLNPRQAGDFRRGFIEAVTRPEPEGSRLSSR
- a CDS encoding M16 family metallopeptidase gives rise to the protein MKRRTPLSLMAALMMVAGTPVWAQSPSPAPKAAVTQSKAKGRTLAPVASVEGISEYRLPNGLKVLLFPDPTKPTVTVNVTYFVGSKHEGYGETGMAHLLEHLMFKGTPTTRNVPQALTERGARPNGTTWLDRTNYYETLPATDANLRWALSFEADRMVNSFIAKKDLDSEMTVVRNEFESGENDPRGILFERVMSAAYIWHSYGKATIGARSDLENVPIDRLQAFYKKYYRPDNAMLVVAGRFDEAKALKMIQDTFGKLKKPGIPLPATYTAEPTQDGEREVQLRRVGDTALLTSLYHVPEGAHADFAAIDVLTLVMGNNPSGRLYKSMVETKKAARVGASNLQLRDPGVIVFNAEMRDDQPVAAAREALLKTVEEASRTPFTEEEVNRAKATLSKYIDLTLNNSERVAINLSEWEATGDWRLLFLHRDRIEAVTPADVTRVAAAYLKPSNRTLGTFFPTPKPDRAELPAPVNVAKLVDGYKGREAVAQGEAFDPSPANIESRVQRGVLPGGVKYAVLPKQTRGDMVNVALTLRWGTEAALQGKSDAAQYAGRMLMRGTKKRSRQQLQDAFDRLKARVGVDGGSTGASASIECPRESLPEVLKLVAEVLREPAFDEKEFALLKQERLAALESERSEPQTLGNIAFWRSLSGHYPKGHPYYVATLDERIAGVKGTTLEQARAFHKAFYGASNGELAVVGDFEPKAIVALAGTLLGDWKSPAKYQRVPQVFGGGEPASVALETPDKANAFYMAGQSLKLRRDDADWPALTLGNFVLGGGFLNSRLATRIRQQDGLSYGVASSLDASDVDEVGTFLTYAIYAPENAARLETAMREEVTRAVQKGYSAEELQKARSGLLEYRQSARAQDGSLARQLASYLFLDRTLAFDAALEQKLAQLKPEDVRKAMARHLDWTKATQVRAGDFATAQKKGSAPAKVPAAP